One Dromiciops gliroides isolate mDroGli1 chromosome 3, mDroGli1.pri, whole genome shotgun sequence DNA segment encodes these proteins:
- the LOC122750248 gene encoding small ubiquitin-related modifier 2-like: protein MADEKPKEEVKTENNDHINLKVAGQDGSVVRFKMKRHTPLSKLMKVYCERQDTPAQLEMEDEDPMDVFQQQTGGVY from the exons ATGGCCGACGAAAAGCCGAAGGAAGAAGTCAAGACTGAAAACAACGACCACATTAATTTGAAGGTGGCAGGGCAAGATGGTTCGGTGGTGCGATTTAAGATGAAGAGGCACACACCGCTTAGTAAACTAATGAAAGTCTATTGTGAACGACAGG ACACACCTGCGCAGTTGGAAATGGAGGATGAAGATCCAATGGATGTATTCCAGCAGCAGACAGGCGGTGTTTACTAA